The Phaeodactylum tricornutum CCAP 1055/1 chromosome 6, whole genome shotgun sequence region CCCTTGCGACGAGTCAACGATTCTTGCAAGGGACCCACAACTTGATCGGCCAACGTTTCATCGTTGATCGTTGCCAGGTTTTCCTTGAGTAGATTGTACTTTTCCATAACGTGCTCTTCAACGCCACTTTCAATGTATTTCCGGAGTTCTTgttctttggctttctttACGAGCGCACCAACGGCACAGAGCGAGGTGGAAGAAGATACCGTGTGTGGTGTACATGGCCGTACGGATATAAAAGACGTGGTAACAGTGCTAGCGACGGTAGAAGGAACAAACGCAAACGACGCCGAAAAGCACGTCCAAGAAACGGCTGCCAACAAAGCGCTCGTGCTCGACAGGGAATATCGCATATTCATCTGATTTTGCACTATGCTATAAGAGAGAGGGTGACGAGCGGTAGTAGAGACCAAGAATAGTAGTGCGTTCCAGCGAGAGGGAGGGATGATACCAAAGAAATTACCGAACGTTGTTGGTGTGTGTTTTACAGAACGCGACAGCCTGCGGTGATGGACGTCAACGTTTGTCTTGTCTGTACGCGCACCGAAAAAAACTTGGATCGCCTTTCCATCGTCCGCTCGCTAGTGTAGAGTCCGAAACGAGACACTTTCAACGACAATCCAAAGAAAAGTCGAAGAACCAAGCCCGGGTCTCTTTGGGCTCAATCACGTGTGATTTTCCGGGTTTTAAAATGAGATTTGGCGTTCGAACCGACGGCACCCTCATTCGTTACTGTTACTTGACTGTGTGAGGAATTTCGTTCTACCGAATCACACATCCATCCACCTTTGTGTTTGTTCTCTTTGTTGGCGTCGTTGGAGGCGACTGACAGAGTTCTCTCCACCCTTACTCatggtttcacagtcaatgtcgATAGAATCACTGGCGGAAGAATCGTCTTCCGTGTCAGTGACTGATTTGCGCATCGTTTGCTTGATTCCTTCCGCCACGGATATTTGCGTCGCTCTCGGATTGCAGGCTGCCATTGTCGCCGTCACGCACGAATGTGATACAAACCTTTGGTCGCGAGCGTCGTCGCGTACGGCAGTCAAGATCATTACAAGAGACGGGGTGAACGGGAACGAGACGTCGCAGGGTGCCATACACGATCAAGTTGTGGCGAGCTGTCGGGCAAAAGATGAGGCCGTCGGTGATGGGGACATTCCCGCACTGGCGGACGTGCCTTCCTTGTATCCCATTTGGGAGGACGAATTCCGCGAGGCTCTACAGCTCAACGACGTTCACGACAGTAGTAAGCGCCTTGTGATTACCCAGGACCTGTGTGAAGTGTGTGCTCCCTCGTCCGAAACCGTTCGTCGGCTTGTGGGCAAGGATGCCTCAcagccgccaccgccacaCGAGGTTCACGTTGTGTCCCTCACGCCACAATCGCTGTGGGACGTTGCCGCTAATATTCTCACCGTCGGCCATGCCTGCGGGGTCCCACGACGTGCCAAAATCGTTCACGATGCGTTTCTGAGTAATTTACAGACACTGGAAACGACCGTTACCGAAGTTCGTTCCCATGATGGTGCACCCAAGCTCTTCCTATTGGAATGGTTGGATCCACCCTTTGACGGTGGCCATTGGATTTTGGATATGATGCAGTTCGCCGGCGTGCAACCCGCCCAACACAAGCACACCCAGAAATCGACATCGACGACCTGGGCTCAAGTCCGTCAGGCCGATGCCGATGTGATTCTGGTCGCCTGTTGCGGTTTTGGTCTGGAACGGAACGTTCGTGATACTTTCGGTGCACGCAACCAGTTGCAACAACTGCGTGCCGCTCGCAATCGTCGCATCTACGCCACCAACGGTGACCACTACTTTGCCCGTCCCGGTCCTAAACTACTGCATGGTGCAATCATAATGGCGTTGACAGCTTACGCGGATCAGCCGGAGGTGGTGCAAGCGATTCAGGCTTtggactttgtcgacgcgGAACTGGGTGGATATCAAATGGTCGATGTTCTGGACCCTACCATTGTACAAGCAAACAACGATGTTCCCGACATGGAAGACTTTGACCGCTTGCACCGCGAAGCCTGCAGCGCCGGTTCGTTATCCTACCCGGACCCCGTTACGGGCTATAAGGTCTTCACCGAGCTCGCCCACCGTCAACGTGGCAAATGCTGTGGTTCGGGCTGTCGGCACTGCCCGTACAATCACGAAAACGTCAAGAATAAGGCGGGGAAAATACAACAGCCGGCCATGCTCACCGCTGGCGACCAGACGGGTCCACTGGCACTGTCCAACGGAAACCTGCACGTGCTGTTCTTTAGTGGCGGTAAGGATTCCTTCCTGGCTATTCGGGCATTGACTCGACAAGCCAAACAGACTGCCCCGTTTGGGTTAGCCCTGTTAACCACGTTTGATGCCACGTCGCGTATTATTGCGCATCAGGATATGCCGATTGATACCGTTGTGGAACAAGCGACACATCTGGGTTTGGCATTGATTGGTGTCCCCATACACCGGGGGAGTGCCGAAGGATACGTGACACGAGTTCGCAAGGGGTTAGAGGTATTGCAGAGCAGCGTTAAACCCCCAAGCAAGGTCACAACCTTGGCCTTTGGCGATTTGCATTTGGAAAATCTGGTGGAATGGCGAAATTCCCAAATCGGATCGCTCGGCTATAAATTGCAATATCCCGTATTCCAGACCGAGTACGAAATACTGTGgcaggatttggaagcgtCCAAGGTACCGTGTGTCGTATCGTCATCAACGGTTGATCACATCCGTGTTGGGGATGTCTACAGCCGAGAGTTTGCCCAACGGTTACCGGAATGCGTCGATCGCTTCGGTGAGAATGGTGAATTTCACACAATCGCACAAGTTTGGGAAGTAGACCGCATCACGGCTTTGGGATTTATAGATAGTTAAAACCTATTTTCTTCACTGTCCCAACCCAACAACTTTGGTGTTACAAATGAAGCTAGAGCTACCCAGCTCTACTAATGGTAAATAGTGGACGGGAAAGAATACACAATTGGGCTTTTCTTTGAAAGATGGGTGGATTTTAGAAAATCCGGTTTTTGGATTGATGTGAATTTCTGGGAAATCACGATCGTGAAATTTTTTTCACTGGTTAGCTCTCTATTTTACGAACTGGAGAACTTGGTAACAGCCTTGGTTCCTTCCGAGACGGCATGCTTGGCGAGTTCACCGGGAAGCATGAGACGAACAGCGGTCTGGATTTCACGACTACTGAGCGTCGCCTTCTTGTTGTAAGTAGCCAGCTTACCGGCTTCGGTAGCAATACGTTCAAAGATATCGTTAATGAAGGAGTTCATGATAGACATACCCTTCTTGGAAATACCGGTATCCGGGTGGACCTGCTTGAGGACCTTGTAAATGTAAGAACTGTACGTCTCCGTACGCTTCTTCGATTTGGTGCCGGTAGCCGCCTTCTTGGGCGCCTTGGCGGATTGCTTGGACGGGGTCTTGGCCATTTTGACTGAGAACGGGGACAATACGGGGACGTTCGAAATTTGTGAGAATACGGAGCGTCGGCTACCAACGCGGTGCGGAGAGATCCCCGGCGACGCGGAAATTGGTACCATCCACGTAGGATTTGAACGGAACAAACTTGGCGCAGTATCGAGTCCACATACGACAAAAATCGGGCGCGGGCACTAACCTAGTCCGTGACTTACTGTTCTGCTCACGACTCTAGACACGATCTCGGCTGGCTTCCCACCAGCGAGTCGCATCAACGTTGAATCACGGTGTCGTCTAGTGTCGCCAGGAAGGCCCGTCCCGCTCGCTCACCGTCCCGGAACCGTCCATCGAGTTTTTTTGTCACACCGGTGCACACTTTTTCGcgcaattgacagtgaatcggcGAGACGATCACTTATATTACCTGTGACCAATCTACGAACTGTTTTCCAGGAACCGTCGTAACGAAACAGGAATTGAGAAGACGCAACCATTGTTCGCGAACACCGTTTTTACGCGGGAAGCAACTCCGAACAGCACATTTTGGCTAACTTTGGTTGCAGTTGGTGGGGCACATAAAGTCGTCCGAAGTAATGGCGTCTCGAGACTTGGCGAGTCACGGCAGTGGTTGGATACCCTTCGGTCTCTTTCGCAAGAAAAAGCTCAAAATTGCCCTGCTAATAGTCCACACAGAGGCCCGGTACTTTGAGATACTGACGGTGGAAATGGACGCCAAAAAGGCGCTGGTTGCAGATATTCTGGAAGAAATTGCGAGGCacgcgaaaaggaaagaaaTCCGTGAACGACTCTACATGGGGCTCTGCAACCACCAAGGGGAAGCCTGGACAAAATCCCAGCTATTATCGACATGTACGAAAGGAAATGAGGTACTGCTCGCTATACCCGACGGATCTTCCGCCCAAGAATGTATACGAGAGGCGACTCCGGTGTTGAGGCAAGCGCAGATTTGGCGAGCTATATCTACGGTATGTGCTAGATGAGGTTCAAACATGCTGTGATTCCCTACTTGGACTGTTTCATGCCCCGACAACACTCTCACCGATACTGCTTTTGCTTACCTGCTGAAGTATTTACACAATGCGCCTACTATTTGGAGTGCCAATGATTCGGTGGGTACAGCTGTCTCGACGGATGATACCGTCGAGACGCTTTCGGATGACACCAGTTTTCACTTCCAGATTTCCCGAGCTTTTCCACTACCACCATCGTCGACGATTGGAGCTCGTATGGGTCGCGTATACTGACCATTTGAGGCTACCCGATCACGAAACCTTTGACAACGAGCAACAAATGTACTGGTGAACGTGTCCATAGATAGAGCATACGTTCCCTTTTCCGAGAAAAATTCCAAAGTAACGACAAGATCGGTATAGGGACGGATCATTCCCGCTCAGAAAGGTTCTCGTCAGTGAGAGCTCGAAATCGGACGACACACCAAAGGCGCAATCGTTCGCAAGCCCTTTCGGTAGAACGACTTTACTACACTTCTTCTTACATCACGTGCACTTTTTTCAATCGTGCAAGCTACTCGATGTAGCTGAATAGACTGTTCTCATTCTGAAAAGAGTAAAGTGTAATTGTTTTGCAAATTATATCAGTCTGTTGTTATTTCTAAAGTCGCGTAATGTCTCGTCCAAACAATCGACGCTTGGTCCAGTCATTCATCACGAGCAGTCGGTTGCGCCAACTCACTTGCTTGGTCAAGTAGACACTGCGCCACAACGCGTTGCCGAGTTTGCCCTTGCCCTGGACCGAAGCACCATCCGGCACGGGTGTCACCTGCGCCAAAGCAGAACCCCCACCAGTATAAGCTAAAATGCCCAAATTCAAGAATTGGAACGGTTTGGCGTATTCGTAGTTATTCGACGCAAATGCAGCAATCGCGTCGGAAAAGCTGGTTTGTGTCCGGGCGGGGTCTTTCCGCGGTGGCGGGAAGATGCCATCTTCAGTCAGAGCCGGCGTGAACTCAAACTTTTTGTTCAAAAGCTTGGCCAAATATTCCCCCTGCTGTGAGGCTACTTGCGCCGTCGCTGGAAGCTGCTGCTGGAACATGCATGAGCAATCACCAAAGGACAGTACTTTGCCTTGACCGCCAATGGCCCGCATCCAGCAATCCACAGCGACACGTCCCCGTGCAACGGCTTGTGCCGACGCTTGTTCATCGCCGAGACTTTCAATCAACTGCAGTGTCAGAGGAATCGGACCATTGCCAGCTGCCCAAACAGCGATACCGTACGGAATTTCTTGGCCATTGTTCAGTAAAATACGATCCTCCTTGACTTCCTTGACGGAAGCTTCCAACAAGAGTTCTGTCATTTGAAAATTGGGCGGCAGTAACTTCGCTACTTTGGGGTCCGAAATCATGGTAGGACGCTTCAGCTGGGCAATGGCTTCTTGCTGGAGCTCTTTGTCGAAAGGCGCCAAAACCATCGGCGACGCTTCAATGACCTTGATGCGCACGTACTGGAGAAGCTTCGGATAGTACTTGGGGCCGTCTTCCTCAACAAAATCACGCAGCTCGGCGGCAAACTCGATCCCGGTAGGACCAGCACCAATCACCGCAAAAGTAAGGTTGCGAATTCTCTCTTCGTCAGAAAGACCCGGTAAGTTAGCTCGTTCAAAGCAGTTGATGATGGAGGTTCGTACGCGACGTGCGTCTTCAACCTGTCGCAAATAGTTGCAGTATTCCTTGACTCCAGGAATGCCAAACGTGTTGGTTTGAGCTCCCACCGCCACTACGAGACGATCGTATTGAACGCTGAAATCTTGGATATCACAACTAttgccttcgcaaatgacgGACTCGCAGGTGACTGTGTTTGTTTTCGTATCAATGTTCGTGGCGGTGGCCTCCAAGAAATTGGCTTGCGGATTGATCGCCCGGATGGGTTCAGTAATGGAACGGTATTCCACTGTACCGACACTGGCACCAGCGAGCATCGGGGTGAAAAGAAAGTAATTTCGGGGAGAAATGACGGTAACATCGTACAGGTCGGTGTCGATTTCTTTCAATAGAGAAGCCGAGCCCCAGCCTGTCCCGAGAACCACGACTCGCTCCTTTTGTCCCACGCTTCCGTTGACGTCACTGGTAGAAGTGGCCGCTCCCGTTTCGGCGGTGCGTTGGAAGGATTTGGCAATATCGTGCACGGTTCCTTCCAAGAATTCAACGCCTTTTTCTGCCAAAAAGAGCGGGTACGCCCTCGGTTTGGTCATGCGCTTCATGCGCGAGTACATGTCGGTGTAGTCCGTCTTGACGTCGGTCTCCTCGGCTGCTACCGCATCCGAAGTGCCCATGCGCTCCAACAATTCTCCGTCCGCTACGGCATACTGTGCTTCATCCTCTACGAGAGAATTCCGCTCCGCAATCTCCCGACGGAGTTCTTCTGGCTTTTTCTGGGTGGACGCGGCGAGACTGGTAGTGCTCCTCGAGCGCGACACAAAGTGTTTGGCGGCTGAGGACTTTCCAGTCGTGGCAGGGGTAGCCCAACGAGAACTCTGTGTTGGCTTGGGGAAGGCGTAGGCGTGAGTAGTGACAATGAGCTGTAGAAGCACGAATGCGGTAGATTCCCACTTCATCTTGATGCGGAAGTTGTCGTGGAGAAGTAAAGAGTCTAGAAAGTGGTGTTGAGTTCGTTGGAATGCGAAAAGGTAAACACTTGAGAGTTCAGAACTTGCTATCCCTCGCGTTTTTGTTCTTCGGTGATGTTTATCGATCCAGTTGGTTGCTGATTAGATGCTGTATGAGCAAGCGATGAAAGAGATTTGGGTCCGAACGTCTGCTCTACTGGATACCTGCCTGTTGGTTTGGTAGCCAATGCAGTGACTTGTGAGTGAGACTTTTATACTCTTGTGCGAGACTTTATGTGGTGAATAAGGCGTATTCGCTTTTTCGCAAATTCGAGTGGACTGGAAACCGAACCGGTGCTACCCTTTGCTATTCCTATTGTGACTAACGAATGGTAAAAGAAGGTCACTACAAACCGTTGTCGTCgctcatcgtcgtcggccgTAAAGGCAGACGTGGGGTGGTTTCCCACGAGCGAACGACCAAGATACGGAATGCGAACGGTAGGATTTACCGTTAGCGGAGAACggactgactgacagtgaccatCCCGGACGCGAACACGTACGACGATTCTACGAAATCGCCAGCCCAGGTTCTCCATAATATCCGGGTCTCGGTACAGCGGCCGAACGCCGACAGTTCGGTACTCCCCCGTAGATCACCTCTTCGTTTGTTCACGATGGTACAGGACTGGCTAGAGACGACCAATCCACAGTCGCTTCCCATCTCGCCACGACTTTTGTCACGTTTTGgggactaactgtaacataaGTGCAAACGGTGAGGGTGTCAAGAGACTTACTGTCTACCCGTAAATTATGTCAGTTGTAGGCCAGCAACACTTTTTTACCGCTTTGACCGACTAATTCTGTTCAATGCTGACTAGAGCAGGTCAAGCCATTGCCAAGACAGTGGTGGTGTGGCGCACTACCGGGAGTCCGGCGTCTCGACTGCGTCGTGGGCAATATCGAACACTGCTCAGCAAAATATCGTGCCCGCCGTTGGATTCGGCCGTTCCGGAACGACCATGCACCATGGTGGTCGCCGAATCATTGCTCTACccttcctcgtcttcgtggAACTCAGCCTTCAAATCGAGAGCTCCCCAAGACCACGGCATTTCGACGGGAGCCTTTTCTTGGAGTGATTCCGTGACCAACTGGAAAGCTGCCTTGGATGAGCTCAAAGCCGACTTGAGTGCTCACCACGACGTCGTGTTCATTGCCCGTGGGCCACTGCAGTGCTGGATTGCGCAACTCTACCTGGAAAGCCATCCCTTGGCGGGCCTCATATTGGTAGATCCACTGCCTTTGGACGATCGCAACGGAATCAATCAATTCGAGTTATACTACGAAAAACACTCCTTCAAACAGAGCAAAGAGTATCATATTTTTCGCAGTATCCTGGACGACACGACCATGTCGGCCCCAATACCGCACGCTCTGCAATTGGAAGCCGGAGCGGTACCCATGATGGTGTGGCACTCCATTCCTCGTCCAGCCTTCAAACGCGCCGCCGATTCCACCGCCCAGCGACATTCGAATTCCAACGGTCCGTTTGGAATTGTTCCGGTCTTGCAGCTCCACCTTCCCCTCGTCAAGAGCACTCCAAACGTCCTCGGTATAAACTCTCTAGAAAACGCAAAGGGGGGTTTAGAAATGGACAAGTACGCTCGAGAAGCAGTAGATATTGCCTGCTCCTGGACGATTGATCAGGTTCTATAAAGTTAACGCACGAAACGATTGGCCTTTATTTGAACATTACGTAATATCGTCGATGTCAAAGTTCCATGTCTGGTTCGCGTACGCGTACACCAGTAAGAGCAGGAGCATGGATTGCAATACCGCTCGGGACGATAGACCGTGCTCCTTATCCTCCACAATAGTATTCGAAACGGGTTGTgtgactttgtcgacacgTTCCACTTTATCAACGCCCCCGAAAAACACGTTCAGCCGATCATACGCGTCGATGCGATCGTAAGGAGAATTCGAAAAGCGCTTCAGCTGGTTATAAAAGGCTTTCATAATGTTGAGACGCGCCGCATGGCGATTCGAAGTGTTCACAACGATCCAAGGATTGCTGTAACCAATCGAAGAATCTTCCTGATCCGCTACGTGACCAACGTAATCCGTATTACGGACAACTTCCGTAAATTTTTCTAAATTCTCTTCGTACTTGTTGAAAGCAATAAAGTCGGTCGGGTCGATGTGAGCCTCAATCTCTTGCACCCCTTCTCGAAATTGCTCGACACTGTTGGCGTCCAACCACGTGCGCAAGTCCCGTGCAATCCTTTTGTGCGCCAAGCGCTTGCCAAGCGTTCCTGCAATACTGTCGCGATCGGTCACGAAAAACACCTTGCAAAAGAGCACGCCTTCGGCGCGGCAATTGTAATCGTATGTTCGAAACTCTTCGTACCGTTGCATCTTCTCGCTCAGTGTCGCGTCCTGGAAACCGCCGTACACAAAGTCCCCCGCCGGACCCCGATCCCACATTACCGATGCGAATGCCGGgacttcttcgtcatcgtcgtaCAAATCATCAGGGTATTCAAAACGTATCCGGTCCATCCAGGGCTTGGCCTTTTGTTCCGGTGTAGGTGGGCGATTGTGCTGGGCCGTACGCACGGCGTACCCACTTT contains the following coding sequences:
- a CDS encoding predicted protein, whose product is MSIESLAEESSSVSVTDLRIVCLIPSATDICVALGLQAAIVAVTHECDTNLWSRASSRTAVKIITRDGVNGNETSQGAIHDQVVASCRAKDEAVGDGDIPALADVPSLYPIWEDEFREALQLNDVHDSSKRLVITQDLCEVCAPSSETVRRLVGKDASQPPPPHEVHVVSLTPQSLWDVAANILTVGHACGVPRRAKIVHDAFLSNLQTLETTVTEVRSHDGAPKLFLLEWLDPPFDGGHWILDMMQFAGVQPAQHKHTQKSTSTTWAQVRQADADVILVACCGFGLERNVRDTFGARNQLQQLRAARNRRIYATNGDHYFARPGPKLLHGAIIMALTAYADQPEVVQAIQALDFVDAELGGYQMVDVLDPTIVQANNDVPDMEDFDRLHREACSAGSLSYPDPVTGYKVFTELAHRQRGKCCGSGCRHCPYNHENVKNKAGKIQQPAMLTAGDQTGPLALSNGNLHVLFFSGGKDSFLAIRALTRQAKQTAPFGLALLTTFDATSRIIAHQDMPIDTVVEQATHLGLALIGVPIHRGSAEGYVTRVRKGLEVLQSSVKPPSKVTTLAFGDLHLENLVEWRNSQIGSLGYKLQYPVFQTEYEILWQDLEASKVPCVVSSSTVDHIRVGDVYSREFAQRLPECVDRFGENGEFHTIAQVWEVDRITALGFIDS
- a CDS encoding predicted protein — translated: MKWESTAFVLLQLIVTTHAYAFPKPTQSSRWATPATTGKSSAAKHFVSRSRSTTSLAASTQKKPEELRREIAERNSLVEDEAQYAVADGELLERMGTSDAVAAEETDVKTDYTDMYSRMKRMTKPRAYPLFLAEKGVEFLEGTVHDIAKSFQRTAETGAATSTSDVNGSVGQKERVVVLGTGWGSASLLKEIDTDLYDVTVISPRNYFLFTPMLAGASVGTVEYRSITEPIRAINPQANFLEATATNIDTKTNTVTCESVICEGNSCDIQDFSVQYDRLVVAVGAQTNTFGIPGVKEYCNYLRQVEDARRVRTSIINCFERANLPGLSDEERIRNLTFAVIGAGPTGIEFAAELRDFVEEDGPKYYPKLLQYVRIKVIEASPMVLAPFDKELQQEAIAQLKRPTMISDPKVAKLLPPNFQMTELLLEASVKEVKEDRILLNNGQEIPYGIAVWAAGNGPIPLTLQLIESLGDEQASAQAVARGRVAVDCWMRAIGGQGKVLSFGDCSCMFQQQLPATAQVASQQGEYLAKLLNKKFEFTPALTEDGIFPPPRKDPARTQTSFSDAIAAFASNNYEYAKPFQFLNLGILAYTGGGSALAQVTPVPDGASVQGKGKLGNALWRSVYLTKQVSWRNRLLVMNDWTKRRLFGRDITRL
- a CDS encoding predicted protein; translated protein: MVVAESLLYPSSSSWNSAFKSRAPQDHGISTGAFSWSDSVTNWKAALDELKADLSAHHDVVFIARGPLQCWIAQLYLESHPLAGLILVDPLPLDDRNGINQFELYYEKHSFKQSKEYHIFRSILDDTTMSAPIPHALQLEAGAVPMMVWHSIPRPAFKRAADSTAQRHSNSNGPFGIVPVLQLHLPLVKSTPNVLGINSLENAKGGLEMDKYAREAVDIACSWTIDQVL
- the H2B-1a gene encoding histone H2B isoform 1a (Similar to histone H2B core component of nucleosomes, containing two molecules each of H2A, H2B, H3 and H4) codes for the protein MAKTPSKQSAKAPKKAATGTKSKKRTETYSSYIYKVLKQVHPDTGISKKGMSIMNSFINDIFERIATEAGKLATYNKKATLSSREIQTAVRLMLPGELAKHAVSEGTKAVTKFSSS